TCATCGACTGGATCACTATGGGCGAACCGCCACCGATTGAGATGTTTCCGACACGGATGAGTTTTGTAGCACGTCGTCTAAACCAATTGGACACGAGAGGTACCTCCTTGTAGTGTCTTAAAGATAATTATACCAAACGTCTGCGTCGTTGTGTATAATTGAGTTAGCTCTGAAAAGCGAGGAGGTTGATCGTCATGAAATTTTTCGTCGTCGATGCGTTTACCAAGCAACCTTTCAGAGGAAATCCTGCAGGCGTGGTGTTTCTTGAAGATGATGAGACATTGCCGGAGGAGACTATGCAAAAACTTGCTGCGGAGGTGAGGTTCTCCGAGACTGCGTTCGTTAGGGAGTTCCAGGACGGTTTTGAAATTCGATACTTTACGCCAGTTTCGGAGATAGATCTTTGCGGTCATGCAACGATTGCCACGTTCCGGGCTTTAATGGAGATCGGTGCGGTTGAGCGTGGTGGGAGGTACGTGGTTTACACGAAGGTTGGAAGGCTCAACATCCAGTTGGAAGATGAGCTGGTGATGATGGAACAGGGCGTACCAAGAATAGGTCGGAAATTCTCAAGAAGAGAAGATATGGAAAAGATAGCTTCTTTGCTACGTTTAACAAGTGATGATATTCTCTGTGATCCTGAAGGGTTGTGCCCGACCGTTGTCAGTACAGGACTCTGGGATTTACTCGTTCCTGTGAAAAGTGTCGATGTGCTCCACGGAATAGTACCTGATTTGAAAGCTATAGAGAGCTTCACGAAAGAGGAAGGACTGGTGAGTGTTCACGTTTTTGCTTTTGGAGAAGAGGGTACCACCTTGTGCCACACGCGTGATTTCGCACCACTTTACGGCATTCCGGAGGAATCTGCCACCGGTACGGCGAACGGAGCTTTAATTTATTTGTTGTACCATCTTGGGATCGTGGAAGGGAACAAGCTGTACGAAATTCGACAGGGGGAATCCATGAACCGACCGTCGGAGATATACGCGAAGGTTCTTACTCAATTACCGGTGGAAAAAGGAGATGCCGGTGTGAGAGTGTTTGTTGGAGGCTACGGTAAGGTAATCGTCAGTGGCTCACTCAAAATTTAATTTTAGATAACAAAAAAGAGGAGCGTCGAGCTCCTCTTTTGCTTTACGTTTACTTCACGTTGGGGATTAGTACTTTGAGTATGTCTTCGTTTTTAATCCTTATGTAGCCCTCCTGTAACTCTTTGAACGCGATGGTGACGGTGTAATCGTCGTGTGTTTGAACAAACGGTTTGGCAAAATCGTTAAGTGCTTCCGCTCTCTTTGCGATAACGACAGGTATTGCGTACTTGTACGG
This region of Fervidobacterium thailandense genomic DNA includes:
- a CDS encoding PhzF family phenazine biosynthesis protein; protein product: MKFFVVDAFTKQPFRGNPAGVVFLEDDETLPEETMQKLAAEVRFSETAFVREFQDGFEIRYFTPVSEIDLCGHATIATFRALMEIGAVERGGRYVVYTKVGRLNIQLEDELVMMEQGVPRIGRKFSRREDMEKIASLLRLTSDDILCDPEGLCPTVVSTGLWDLLVPVKSVDVLHGIVPDLKAIESFTKEEGLVSVHVFAFGEEGTTLCHTRDFAPLYGIPEESATGTANGALIYLLYHLGIVEGNKLYEIRQGESMNRPSEIYAKVLTQLPVEKGDAGVRVFVGGYGKVIVSGSLKI
- a CDS encoding DNA-directed RNA polymerase subunit omega; protein product: MAKNIINYDKLLEKIPYKYAIPVVIAKRAEALNDFAKPFVQTHDDYTVTIAFKELQEGYIRIKNEDILKVLIPNVK